In the Hemitrygon akajei unplaced genomic scaffold, sHemAka1.3 Scf000105, whole genome shotgun sequence genome, one interval contains:
- the LOC140723223 gene encoding uncharacterized protein: MAHQRVHTAERLFTCSECGKGFTRSSTLLVHQRVHTGEKPFTCSVCGKRFTESSTLQSHQRVHTGEKPFTCSECGKGFRQISHLLSHQRVHTGEKPFTCSECGKRFAHSSNLHSHQRVHTGERPFTCSECGKGFTRSSLLLAHQQVHTGEWPFTCSECGKGFTESYTLLVHQRVHTGEKPFTCSECGKRFTQSSNLQRHQRVHIGKKPFTCSECGKTFAHPSNLHSHQRVHTGEKPFTCSVCGKRFTRLANRQRHQQVHTGEKPFTCSVCGKGFTQSSQILEHKSVHSGEWPLL, translated from the coding sequence atggcacaccagcgtgttcacactgcgGAGAggctattcacctgctcagagtgtgggaagggattcactcggtcatccaccttactggtacatcagcgagttcacactggggagaagccgttcacctgctcagtctgtgggaagagattcactgagtcatccaccttacagagtcatcagcgagttcacactggggagaagccgttcacctgctcagaatgtgggaagggattcagacaGATATCCCatctactgagtcatcagcgagttcacactggggagaagccattcacctgctcagaatgtgggaagagattcgctcactcatccaacctacatagtcatcagcgagttcacactggagagaggccattcacctgctcagagtgtgggaagggattcactcggtcatctctactactggcacaccagcaagttcacactggggagtggcctttcacctgctcagaatgtgggaaaggattcactgagtcatacaccttactggtacatcagcgagttcacactggggagaagccgttcacctgctcagaatgtgggaagagattcactcagtcatccaatctacagagacatcagcgagttcacattgggaagaagccgttcacctgctcagaatgtgggaagacatTCGCTCACCCATCCAACCTacatagtcatcagcgagttcacactggggagaagccgttcacctgctcagtctgtgggaagagattcactcggttagctaaccgacagagacatcagcaagttcacactggggagaagccgttcacttgctcagtctgtgggaaaggattcactcaatcatcccaaatactggaacacaagtcagttcatagtggggagtggccattgttatga